The sequence below is a genomic window from Halalkalicoccus jeotgali B3.
ATAAGTGTGAACCCGGCGACCGCCTTCTCGTTAAACCCGGCGAGCGGATCCCAGTAGACGGTCGGATCATCGATGGCACCGCCGCGATCGACGAGGCGCTCATCACGGGCGAATCCATCCCCCAGCGCAAGTCCATCGGCGACGACGTGCTCGGCGGCTCGATCCTCACCGACAGCGCGATCGTCATTGAGGTTGGCCCTGACGCCACCAGCACGATGGATCGCCTCGTCGAACTCCTCTGGAACGTCAAGAGTTCCGCGACGGGTGTCCAGCGCCTCGTCAACCGGTTTGCCGTCCTGTTTGTCCCTTTCGTGCTTGTACTCGCCGGGCTGACTGCCGCCAGCTGGTTCGTACTTGGCAACGACCCGAACACAGCCGTAATGGCGGGTGTCTCCGTACTGGTGGTCTCGTGTCCGTGTTCGCTCGGGATCGCCACCCCACTCGCACTCGCGGCGGCCACTCGCGATGCCACCGACAACCGAATGCTCGTACTCAACGAGACGGTGCTCGAACGAATCGACGACTCATCGGTGGTGGTGTTCGACAAGACTGGGACGCTCACCACAGGAAAAATGGAGCTCACGGATGTCTTCGGTGACGATCCCGACGAAGTACTCGCAATGGCAGCCGCCGTCGAGCGCCGGTCGAGCCACCCGATCGCCGCCGCGATCGACGACGCTGCACCGCCGACCACACGCTCAGTGTCGAGCTTCAAGCGCGCCGACCGCACCGTTTCGGCGATCGTCGACGACACCCGAGTGGTGGTCGGCCATCCCGGCTCCTTCGATACTGACGAGTGGACGATTCCTGCGGCAATCGAGGCAGCCGTCGCGGATGCCTACGAGTCGGGCACCCATCCCACAGCGGTCGCGTGGGCGGGTGCCGTCCGCGGGATCGTTACGGTTCGGGATACGCCGCGCGAGAACTGGGAACGTGTGGTTACCGACCTTGCTGACGCGGGCCGAGAGATCGTCGTCCTGACTGGCGACGACGAGCGGATGACTGGGACGTTCGCGAACCATCCCGCGATCGATCACGTGTTCGCGGGCGTGCGCCCCGAGTCGAAGGAGGTGATCGTTCAGGGCCTTCGCGAGCGCGGGACGACAACGATGATCGGTGACGGGACGAACGATGCACCCGCACTGGCAAGTGCGGACCTCGGGATCGCAGTGTCGAGCGGCACCGAACTCGCGATCGAGGCGGCCGACGTAGTAGTGCTCGACGATCGCCTCGACGCCGTCCCCGAGTTATTCGAGCTCGCGGGGAACACCCGCGGACGGATCAAGCAGAACCTGATCTGGGCGGCGGGCTACAACACGATCGCGCTCCCGCTCGCGATGGCTGGAGTCATCACACCACTGATCGCCGCAGTTATGATGGCAATTAGCAGCCTCGTCGTCGTTTTCAACTCGAAGCGTCGGCTCCTGCCGTCGAGCGACGAACACTCAATCGAACCCGGCCCGGACGACCGCGACGACCGGATCGCCACCCCAACATATTCCGACTGACGTTGAACGGGGTATTCTCGCCTTACTATTCCCTCGTCAGTCGTTTAATTGTCTCTGGCAGTGAGATATAGATATGAGCGAAGCGCGGCCAGCATCGGTTCATGACGGCATTCACAGTATCATTCTATGAAATCCTCGGGATCGCAATACTCTTCTTACTCACCAGTCGCAAGCGAGGATTCAGTGACGACTGGTTGCCGTTTCAGACTCATCGGCGTAGATCGATATCGCCTCACGAAGCGTCAGAACTTCGATCTCGCGTTCTTCAACCCACCCAAGCATTTGGCCGATCGACTCTTCAGTCATCTTCTTTTTGACCGTATGTGCCCCAACTACGCCAAGAAGTGCCTCCTCAGCAATCTCATCTAAATCTCGCTTGACTGCCGTCTCTGTCGTGAATTCAATGAAGTAATCTCGTTTGGTTTCATATGGATCGTACTCTGTGGGGTCATTAATTGTTAGTGATAGATAGTAGTGTGTTTGACAGTATCATGATAAACCTACCCCCATTCATGAGGACGTTTCATTTGGTACTACTCTACTACATACATGTCTATTGTGATACGAGGAGAAACTGATATGTACGATACGATTGTATGCGTAGCTGATGCTCGAAAGACAAGACGGATTAACAGCACTTATAGTGCTCTTCCTCACGGTCGGAATGCTCACTTCGTTCAGCGTAGGCGTTGGAGCAGCTGAGCCAACTACTGATGACCTCGACGATGCCATTGATGACGTTGGCTCCTACGAATACGAAACTGAGACGAACTCAACGAGCGTTATCGTTCAAAATGGTGAAACACAAGAGACGTCATCAGAAGCTGTCGGGAACGGTGTTGTTGACATCACTGACGAAAAGATGAAACAAATAACGAGCACGAAAACAACCGGAGAGAGTGCTCTCGAGGGTGATCGTATTGAAACACAAGTGTATCTCGTCGATGGCACCTATTACACTGCAACCACAGTACCTGGTGAAGACACTGAGTGGATCCAGATGGATGTCCCAGAAAATGCGGGCGTAGCTGGAGGCCCACTTGCTGAGTACACCTCTTTGCTCAACGCTTCAGATGTCGAGACTGTCGACAGAGAAGACCTCAACGGCACAGAGACGTATGTGCTTGAGCTCGATGTCGACATGGATGCGTACTTAGAGGAGATGACCAGCGAGCTTAATACTACAAATAACAGTATGGACGCTAACGACACAGCGATGAATAGCGCCACATCGGGGAGTCTCGATGGGCTAACACAGGAGATGACCATGACGCTATGGATCAACACTGAGACGGATCTGCCGATCAAGTCCGAACTTGTGACCGAGACATCCATGGACGGTCTTGGAGCGTCCGACGCGAACAACACTAGTGAAGCAGCCGGAGAGATCGAGAGCATCGACACAACTACCACGCAGACGACACACTACGAAGCGTACAACGAGCCAGTTGACATTGATCTCCCTGAAGAGGCTGAAAACGCACAGAATCTCGACGAACAGCTCGCTGAGCTTGAGACGGGACTCGCTGAGAATAACAGTTCCAATATTGACGAGGGTGACGTTAACGACTCTGATGCTGAAGAGCTAAGCGAGGAAGCTACCGAGAACGACTGCTAACTCCGGTTTCTGTTTTATCGCGTTTATCGAGGGCACAACTGGACGCGTGTCACCAGACCGTTCTCGTGATCGACTGAGTGGCTTGACTCACGGTATCGCTAATTGAGCAGTCGGCCGGTCATCGTTCATCGGGTAGTGAGCTGAGTCATCCCAGTCGGTTAGTAACGGCCGAAGTATGTGTAGTGACAGCACGATTAGATCTAGCGAGGTGTCGTCCCGGCAGAATACTTTTTCTCGGTGGCGCGACCAGTAGGAGACGATGCTCTCCCGCAGGACCCGTGCACGCCTCGACCTTTTTGGAACTGTCGTCGGACTGATCATACTGTGGTACTTCCGATTCGAGGCAAAGCAGTACGCCGACATCGATCGGGAAGGTCTGATTGAATCGCTCGATCGCACAGGTACGACTGAGAGCTGCGCAAGCGGGACAGAAGAGACGAATACAGATATTACCACAGACGATCTCAAAGCGCTGTTCGGATCCGGATTGGTGGAGGCTGGCATGGCGGACCCGATCAAACCGCGCTGGATCGCAGTCGGCGCTACGGAGTCGATCGTCTGGACACTCCTGTTCGATCACGATGTGGGCGGAATCCGGCGATCGTATCGCCGACGTGTCGCTGCGATCGTCCTCCTGTACCCCTACTACCGGCTGCGGTACCGTCGCGACACCACGTGGAGCATCGGGGTTGGGCGAAGCGTCGGGACGATTGTCTACCGGTTGAAGTACGGCCTGCTCGAGGATCCGCCGGGGGCGTGACGTGGCTTCGATACCGAACTCGTCGACTGTGACCCTATATGTGTTAGCTGATGAACCCAACCGGATACCAACGATCAGCCAAATCCCAGTATTGGGGAGCCGGCGAATGCGACTGCAGATGGCATCGCAAGGAAACTAAGGAACTATTCCTCATCACTGGCCGACATCGCGTGTCTCTCAATAGTGGTGGTAGTACGTCCTCTCGACAGTCCGGAGATCGAACTCACTCGAATTCCGTTCGCGGAGCTCAGTAAGGATTCGCGGGTAATCAGAACGCCACTGTACTCGGTCGTTACCGTAGGGTGCGGCCTTGTTGAAACCCTTTGTTGCTAACATTCAATAGAGGGACTCTCATAGCCATTCAAGACCAAAGCAGCAGAAACCAACTCTATGGGTGAATAAGTCCGCGATATTCGCAGTTTCCGTCGGCTAGCTATTTCATTCGATATTATGTACGAGATATTTGACGCCGACGGCGACCACGCCGGTGATATTGAAGGGCAATTCGCAGTGCGGGATACCTACACAGTTAGTATCGACGACGCGAGCGATATTCCAAAAGAGGCTGTATCGCTTCTGCGTGCATCCTTGACGCTCTTGATTTCCTCCACTCCCCCTATTTACAGGACGCACCTCGCTGCGTGCAACCCGTGGAGTCGCGCCCGAAAGGGGTCCGCAGGGAGTTCGAACCTTGTGCAACATTTCCCTTTCTCACAAAGGCGACTATTGCACAAGGAAAGATAGCAAAGAATGATTTGACTGATTTGGTTTCACGTCAAACTTCGACGACTTTACTGATACATAGAACGTGCGAATGTAACGATTGCTTCTCTATTTATCTCACTCAAATAGCTGCCATAGAGAGGTTAATATACGTTAAATTAGGACAAGAACGAAATTGCGATACATTATTACGTATTTAGAATATAATATTTATTATGGATGGTGGAGGTGGAATGTCCAACAGAATCCTTATTTTCACTACCATAGCCCTTTGTATCGCTGGGATTTCCCAATTATACCGGGTTGTTAGTGGAGAAGGAGGGAATGTAGCTATTTTCGCAGTTATATCCTTTTCAATAGGGGTTATAATTAGTATAATAGAGTTATATCGGAGATATATCTCTCCATGATGGATATTCTCACCTCTATCTAACGGTTGGTGCCAACTTTAGTTCCCAGCCAAAATGAATGAAGCACCTGTGACAAAGAGATATTAGTAACTGGCCGCTGATTCGGCGGTAGCGGGCCCAGC
It includes:
- a CDS encoding heavy metal translocating P-type ATPase, yielding MATCTLCELPVEDPITSTEVDGDFCCQGCLEVARLVDDGEDVDLSIAAVRERVAAENTRPDIPDGAETVYLSIDGMHCQTCEGFIELLAEEEEGIHEARASYATEMVQVVYDPDQIDRNTIATTLSQLGYRANDPDEENDSLRSRVEFGKYRAVLAAILMMPVLIFYVLFIYPVYLGIYPESFLYGTTIEAMVFGPLAIWSTLIVIGLGYPIFRGAYVSLRVGRPNMDVLIAIAVLAAYVYSMVTYLTGGRDPYFDVAVMVLAVVTIGNHLESRVKRAALGNRADLTDSRVDEARRLDDDTDASETIEIDKCEPGDRLLVKPGERIPVDGRIIDGTAAIDEALITGESIPQRKSIGDDVLGGSILTDSAIVIEVGPDATSTMDRLVELLWNVKSSATGVQRLVNRFAVLFVPFVLVLAGLTAASWFVLGNDPNTAVMAGVSVLVVSCPCSLGIATPLALAAATRDATDNRMLVLNETVLERIDDSSVVVFDKTGTLTTGKMELTDVFGDDPDEVLAMAAAVERRSSHPIAAAIDDAAPPTTRSVSSFKRADRTVSAIVDDTRVVVGHPGSFDTDEWTIPAAIEAAVADAYESGTHPTAVAWAGAVRGIVTVRDTPRENWERVVTDLADAGREIVVLTGDDERMTGTFANHPAIDHVFAGVRPESKEVIVQGLRERGTTTMIGDGTNDAPALASADLGIAVSSGTELAIEAADVVVLDDRLDAVPELFELAGNTRGRIKQNLIWAAGYNTIALPLAMAGVITPLIAAVMMAISSLVVVFNSKRRLLPSSDEHSIEPGPDDRDDRIATPTYSD